A portion of the Myxococcus stipitatus genome contains these proteins:
- a CDS encoding GNAT family N-acetyltransferase, producing MSSARPEVIRVGPRDKKSQEAFCEYVPRVFRTVDFRRWCAWGEWTDDYHAFCVLDGGQVVANASVTRMHLRVEGRDVLGYQLGAVGCVPSHRGRGLARLAMEAALESCGDAPVLLFANKNVLGFYPRFGFVPRRQSLFGVSLAVEPGGARAPVLDLSHASVRAELHALAETSTPVTERFGAWRHGRIASWYAAANFARPLRRLGDDAWVFAGVEDGTLHIEDIFAREPFDLRPHLSRLVDAPVTSIQFGFTPERWWPDARELAEDTDADLFVRGVSLPDGPDRFPVMART from the coding sequence ATGAGCTCCGCCAGACCCGAGGTCATCCGCGTCGGTCCTCGCGACAAGAAATCCCAGGAGGCGTTCTGTGAATACGTGCCGCGTGTCTTCCGCACCGTGGACTTCCGGCGCTGGTGCGCCTGGGGCGAGTGGACGGACGACTACCACGCCTTCTGCGTGCTCGACGGCGGGCAGGTGGTGGCGAACGCCTCGGTGACGAGGATGCACCTCCGCGTCGAGGGCCGTGACGTCCTGGGCTACCAGCTCGGCGCGGTGGGGTGCGTACCGTCCCACCGTGGGCGTGGACTGGCACGGCTCGCGATGGAGGCCGCGCTGGAGTCTTGTGGCGACGCGCCCGTGCTGTTGTTCGCGAACAAGAACGTGCTCGGGTTCTACCCGCGCTTCGGTTTCGTGCCCCGGCGGCAGTCGCTGTTCGGTGTCTCGCTGGCGGTGGAGCCCGGCGGCGCCAGGGCCCCCGTGCTGGACCTGTCCCATGCGTCCGTGCGCGCGGAGCTGCATGCGCTGGCGGAGACGAGCACACCCGTGACGGAGCGCTTCGGGGCGTGGCGTCACGGGCGCATCGCCAGCTGGTACGCGGCGGCGAACTTCGCGCGCCCGCTGCGGCGGCTGGGCGACGATGCGTGGGTGTTCGCGGGCGTGGAGGACGGGACGCTCCACATCGAGGACATCTTCGCGAGGGAGCCCTTCGACCTGCGACCCCACCTGTCGCGTCTGGTGGACGCGCCCGTCACCTCCATCCAGTTCGGCTTCACGCCGGAGCGCTGGTGGCCCGACGCTCGGGAGCTGGCGGAGGACACCGACGCGGACCTGTTCGTCCGTGGCGTGTCTCTCCCGGACGGACCGGACCGCTTCCCGGTGATGGCCCGGACGTGA